One Nostoc sp. UHCC 0302 DNA window includes the following coding sequences:
- a CDS encoding penicillin-binding protein 2, with protein sequence MQKSPSKTRFRNFRKPAFTRRQKGSRRGLLERLTSQAQEQTSNSKSRLFIVWGVLMLAGLGLAVNLYNLQIVLGPKLTQKARNQQMVNLRPFMPRRPVVDRGNNVLAIDRPVYTLYAHPKLFNKSNEEMAQQLAPILAKEPTELVKTFQSKKSGIILDPAVPEELGDRINSFRLNGLELIQKYSRFYPSDDLLADVVGYVNVDRRGQAGVEYSQEKLLERPVQTVRLSRAGNGALMPEHAPEGFLHFDDLRLQLTIDSRLQRAARTALKQQMEKFGAKRGAVIVMDAFDGSLLALVSQPTYNPNKYSTSDISLFKNWTVADLYEPGSTFKPLNVAIALENHVIKPDDTFNDPGFIRVADRTIKNAMNNGYGRISIAQILQYSSNIGMVQIIQRLQPSVYYNWLERLGLGQTVDTDLPFEVSGSLKSQEKFISSPIEPATTSFGQGFSLTPIQLVQMHGALANGGKLVTPHVVRGLIDSKGQMHYLPNRSTPRQIFSPETAHTVVKMMESVVTDGSGKASQIPGYRIAGKTGTAQKASPTGGYIKGARITSFVGILPVESPRYVVLALVDEPKGESAYGSTVAAPIVKAVMEALIPIEQIPPSQPVSQGSGE encoded by the coding sequence ATGCAGAAGTCACCAAGCAAAACAAGATTCAGAAATTTTCGGAAGCCAGCTTTTACAAGGCGGCAGAAGGGTTCTAGACGAGGGTTATTAGAGAGACTAACCTCTCAGGCTCAAGAGCAAACAAGCAATAGCAAATCCCGGCTGTTTATAGTATGGGGCGTGTTGATGCTGGCAGGGTTGGGGTTAGCTGTTAACTTGTATAACTTGCAAATTGTACTTGGGCCAAAGTTAACTCAGAAGGCGCGAAATCAGCAAATGGTCAATTTGCGTCCTTTTATGCCCCGTCGTCCTGTGGTAGATCGCGGTAATAATGTGTTGGCGATTGACCGTCCTGTGTATACTTTGTACGCGCATCCTAAGCTGTTTAATAAGTCTAATGAGGAGATGGCACAGCAACTTGCGCCAATTTTGGCTAAAGAACCTACTGAACTGGTGAAAACCTTTCAAAGTAAAAAAAGTGGGATTATTCTTGATCCTGCCGTGCCGGAAGAACTTGGCGATCGCATTAATTCTTTTCGCTTAAATGGCTTAGAGTTAATTCAAAAATACTCCCGCTTTTATCCATCAGATGATTTGCTTGCTGATGTGGTGGGCTACGTAAATGTAGACCGTCGTGGTCAAGCTGGTGTGGAATACTCTCAAGAGAAGTTGCTAGAACGTCCAGTGCAAACGGTGCGGCTCAGTCGAGCGGGTAACGGGGCGCTGATGCCAGAGCATGCCCCGGAAGGTTTTCTGCATTTTGATGACCTGCGACTGCAACTGACAATCGATAGCCGTCTGCAAAGGGCAGCCCGCACGGCGCTGAAACAACAAATGGAGAAGTTTGGCGCGAAACGTGGGGCAGTTATTGTCATGGATGCGTTCGATGGTTCTTTACTAGCTTTGGTTTCTCAGCCTACTTATAACCCTAATAAATACTCTACATCTGATATTTCACTATTTAAAAACTGGACGGTGGCGGATCTTTATGAACCAGGTTCGACTTTCAAACCTTTAAATGTAGCGATCGCTTTAGAAAATCATGTCATCAAACCAGATGATACATTTAATGATCCTGGTTTCATTCGCGTAGCTGACCGCACAATCAAAAATGCGATGAATAATGGCTATGGGCGGATCAGCATTGCTCAGATTTTGCAATATTCCAGCAATATTGGCATGGTGCAAATTATCCAACGATTGCAGCCTTCAGTTTACTACAACTGGCTGGAACGCTTGGGTTTAGGACAAACTGTTGATACAGATTTGCCTTTTGAAGTTAGTGGTAGCCTCAAAAGTCAAGAAAAGTTTATCTCGTCGCCAATTGAACCAGCTACTACCTCCTTTGGCCAAGGCTTTTCTCTGACACCAATACAACTGGTGCAAATGCATGGCGCTTTAGCCAATGGCGGTAAGTTAGTCACACCTCATGTAGTCCGAGGACTGATTGACAGTAAAGGGCAAATGCATTACCTTCCCAATCGCTCCACACCGCGGCAAATTTTTTCCCCTGAGACAGCCCACACAGTAGTGAAAATGATGGAAAGTGTGGTCACTGACGGTTCTGGCAAAGCTTCACAAATTCCGGGGTATCGCATAGCTGGTAAGACTGGGACAGCTCAAAAAGCTAGTCCCACAGGCGGCTATATCAAAGGTGCTAGAATCACCAGTTTCGTGGGTATTCTGCCAGTAGAATCTCCTCGTTATGTAGTCTTGGCATTGGTAGATGAGCCAAAAGGAGAAAGTGCTTACGGTTCTACTGTCGCCGCACCGATTGTTAAGGCTGTAATGGAAGCGCTGATTCCTATAGAACAGATTCCACCGAGTCAGCCTGTGAGTCAAGGGAGTGGGGAATAA
- a CDS encoding catalase family protein translates to MSDLSLSTATQEAATDAILASTLKEQAERGPDLRQLHPKSHGLVWGEFIVEDDIPESLQVGVFAKKRTYPIWLRLSNASTPEKRGKLKSDLEPDIRGLAIKLLEVEGQKVFDDEKHTQDFIFLNHPVFIARDAQQFADLGKAGSGQADPELLRSLAPVFEILQAASSRQVANPLLIQYWGTTPFKLGSRVIKFSLKPHQQDQVPDAKPDSENYLREAAVKYLTQEGKEAKFDFLVQFFVDEEKTSIEDATKEWKEEDSPFIKLATVRIPAQKFDFEERKRLDEGLAFSPWHTLPEHEPLGSINLARKIYLQTAKSRHDYSEQRLREPQPYTAVLDEPK, encoded by the coding sequence ATGAGCGATTTGAGCTTATCTACTGCCACACAAGAGGCAGCGACCGATGCCATATTAGCAAGCACCTTAAAAGAACAAGCAGAGAGAGGGCCAGACCTGCGCCAGCTACATCCTAAAAGTCATGGTTTGGTTTGGGGAGAATTCATTGTTGAAGACGATATACCCGAATCATTGCAGGTAGGTGTGTTTGCTAAAAAACGGACTTATCCAATTTGGCTGCGTTTATCTAATGCTTCTACCCCGGAAAAACGCGGCAAATTAAAATCTGATTTAGAACCAGATATCCGTGGTTTAGCCATCAAACTTCTCGAAGTAGAAGGACAAAAGGTATTTGATGACGAGAAGCATACACAAGACTTTATTTTTCTCAATCATCCAGTCTTCATAGCGCGAGATGCCCAACAGTTTGCTGATTTAGGGAAAGCTGGTAGCGGTCAGGCTGATCCAGAATTGTTGCGATCGCTTGCGCCAGTTTTTGAAATTCTCCAAGCTGCGAGTAGCAGGCAGGTAGCTAATCCCTTACTCATTCAATACTGGGGTACTACTCCTTTTAAGCTTGGCTCTCGTGTCATTAAGTTTTCACTAAAGCCACACCAACAGGATCAAGTTCCTGATGCGAAACCTGATTCCGAAAATTATCTGCGTGAGGCAGCAGTCAAATATCTCACCCAGGAAGGCAAAGAAGCAAAGTTTGATTTTCTAGTACAGTTTTTTGTAGACGAGGAAAAGACGTCAATCGAAGATGCAACTAAAGAGTGGAAAGAAGAAGATTCACCATTTATTAAGCTGGCAACTGTGAGAATCCCTGCTCAGAAGTTCGACTTTGAAGAGCGCAAGCGGTTAGATGAGGGGTTAGCTTTCTCCCCTTGGCACACCTTACCTGAACATGAACCGTTAGGTAGTATTAATTTAGCTCGTAAAATATACTTGCAAACTGCCAAGTCTCGCCATGACTATAGTGAACAGCGCCTCAGAGAGCCTCAACCATATACTGCCGTTCTAGATGAGCCTAAATAA
- a CDS encoding CHASE2 domain-containing serine/threonine-protein kinase — protein MISELLEKLRAAFVKDKSSRETSPSNQWVQIIVVTSVGVTALIWGVRELKWLQPWELRVYDEMLRSRPPETPDQRILLVKITEEDLQREQGNLSDRTINQLLEKLNSYQPRVIGLYLFRPGQKNLAANLQNRNNIISTCLFSSIGRDEIPPPHNFPIDNVGFSDIVTDNESDQILRRSLLFANSPDKKCTTGFSFGSLIAINYLAKQGIKYNFTQEGNFQVGKILFPRLEANSGSYKHLDAAGYQMLLNYRHPAHLAQEVSLLDVLSDRINPNLVKDHLVIIGSTAASLSPGSFYTPYSTLPDQPARMSAMIIHAEIASQIISTVLDRRRLIWYWPDWAELIWIWGWSLIGSLLVWRWQHPLLLLTLGGITLIGLGGICIGLFFLAGWIPIIPPALALVISGVGVMAYTSYQTQQQTRVIILQVEKQQEAIAQLNILLQDKTAISDSELDLVPTIDTPEKRVGDFLLSRRYKISQILGTGGFGRVYLATDTQRPGNPICVVKQLMPARQDSKFLQVARRLFNTEAEILETLGKHDQIPALLAYFEDEQEFYLVEEYIQGHTLTEELPPVMNLQNESFVINMLKGVLEVLVFVHQHRVIHRDIKPANIIRRALDNRLVLIDFGAVKLMQPPSEKTELATVAIGTRGYTPPEQFAGHPRLCSDIYALGIIGIQAITGIPPQELQPNPETGNVIWREMAQVSEELAAILDKMVCYHFSDRYQSAAAVLHDLKLIAESVNSQ, from the coding sequence GTGATTAGTGAACTATTAGAAAAACTCCGTGCCGCGTTCGTTAAAGATAAGAGTTCTCGTGAAACTTCTCCCAGCAATCAGTGGGTGCAAATTATTGTGGTTACTAGTGTGGGAGTCACCGCCTTGATCTGGGGAGTTCGGGAACTCAAATGGTTGCAGCCTTGGGAGTTAAGAGTTTATGACGAGATGTTGCGATCGCGTCCCCCAGAAACGCCTGATCAGCGGATTTTACTGGTAAAAATAACTGAAGAGGATCTGCAACGAGAGCAAGGGAATCTGTCAGACCGCACAATTAATCAGCTATTAGAAAAACTAAATTCGTATCAACCTCGTGTTATTGGTTTATATCTTTTCCGACCAGGGCAGAAAAACTTAGCGGCTAACCTTCAAAATCGAAATAACATCATTAGCACTTGCTTATTCAGTAGCATAGGTAGAGATGAAATTCCACCACCACATAATTTTCCTATTGATAATGTCGGCTTTAGCGATATAGTTACTGATAATGAAAGTGATCAAATTCTCCGCCGCAGTTTGTTATTTGCTAACTCTCCAGACAAGAAATGTACAACAGGATTTTCTTTTGGCTCGTTAATTGCGATTAATTATTTAGCAAAGCAAGGTATTAAATACAACTTTACTCAAGAAGGAAACTTTCAGGTAGGTAAAATTCTCTTTCCACGCCTAGAAGCTAATTCTGGTAGCTATAAACATCTGGATGCGGCTGGCTATCAAATGCTGTTAAATTACCGTCATCCAGCTCACCTTGCTCAAGAAGTCAGCCTTTTGGATGTTCTTAGCGATCGCATTAACCCCAATTTAGTTAAAGACCATCTTGTAATTATAGGCAGTACAGCGGCTAGTCTTTCTCCAGGCAGCTTCTACACACCTTACAGCACTTTACCAGACCAACCAGCAAGAATGTCTGCAATGATCATTCATGCAGAGATAGCAAGTCAAATTATCAGTACAGTCTTAGATAGACGGCGGCTAATTTGGTACTGGCCAGACTGGGCTGAACTTATTTGGATATGGGGTTGGTCACTAATCGGCAGTCTTTTAGTATGGCGGTGGCAACATCCTTTACTATTGCTAACTCTAGGAGGCATAACTTTAATTGGCTTGGGAGGAATCTGCATTGGTTTATTTTTCTTAGCTGGATGGATACCAATCATTCCGCCAGCCCTGGCGTTGGTAATTAGTGGTGTTGGTGTTATGGCTTACACTAGCTACCAAACCCAGCAGCAAACTAGGGTAATTATTCTGCAAGTTGAAAAGCAACAAGAAGCGATCGCGCAATTAAATATCCTTTTACAAGACAAAACAGCAATTTCCGACTCAGAACTTGACCTAGTTCCTACAATTGATACACCAGAAAAAAGAGTTGGTGACTTCCTTTTAAGCAGACGCTACAAAATTTCCCAAATCCTCGGTACAGGTGGATTCGGTCGCGTTTATTTGGCAACAGATACTCAGCGGCCAGGTAATCCTATTTGTGTAGTTAAACAATTAATGCCAGCCCGCCAAGATAGCAAATTTTTACAAGTTGCTCGCAGATTATTTAATACTGAAGCCGAGATTTTAGAAACCTTGGGTAAACATGATCAAATTCCGGCACTGCTAGCATATTTTGAAGATGAGCAAGAATTTTATTTAGTTGAAGAATACATTCAAGGACATACTTTAACCGAGGAATTACCACCTGTAATGAACTTACAAAACGAATCCTTTGTAATAAATATGCTCAAAGGAGTTTTAGAAGTTTTGGTGTTTGTTCACCAGCATCGTGTAATTCATCGAGATATCAAGCCAGCTAATATTATAAGACGCGCTCTAGACAATCGCTTAGTGTTAATTGACTTTGGTGCAGTCAAATTGATGCAACCGCCGAGTGAAAAAACAGAATTAGCCACAGTGGCGATCGGGACGCGGGGTTACACGCCACCAGAGCAATTTGCGGGACATCCCCGCTTGTGTAGTGATATTTATGCTTTAGGAATTATTGGTATTCAAGCAATAACTGGAATCCCACCGCAAGAACTCCAGCCAAACCCAGAAACGGGTAATGTAATATGGCGTGAAATGGCGCAAGTTAGTGAAGAGTTAGCGGCAATTTTAGATAAGATGGTTTGTTATCATTTTAGCGATCGCTATCAATCAGCCGCCGCAGTTTTACACGATTTAAAACTTATTGCAGAATCAGTCAATTCTCAATAG
- a CDS encoding EAL domain-containing protein — MTVVQSDRRLLTVLKATSQIAGMFVALVGCAVLVGWLVDNQTLKSILPEWIAMKPNTALGFVLSGLTLNFLKSTAKLKRRLAQGFALAVTILGLLTISEYTFGWNLGIDQLLFFDNSAISTPGRMSPISAFNFVLIGFALWLSTSARLRYQLVQLLALLTTLTSLQVLMSYIYGAKALFGLAHLTHSAIHTAITFIVLSLGTLFIAPSEGWMSLVVSNSAGGTTARVLLPAAIAIPFGLGWLRVLGEQLGLFDTAFGLSLHVIGNVIAFMGLIWYCAKRLYGVDIQRQQAEEALRVAYAELEVKVEQRTAELFQANQVLEQQIEERRRVEAALRESEDKLRAVADNAPTVIYLKTLEGQLLLVNRQFEMLFGMQREQIIGKRDFELFPEEQAATYRENDLLVITSGEALNFEETVLLSNELRTYLSIKFPLYDANQALYGIGGISTDITELRQAQLQQQRLASIVENSPHFVGFYTLDGQTMIINCAAQEIVGLEAMAVQQTQFADYYEPESWNYVKQEVLPIVLEQGRWEGETIFRHFQTGELIPVLQTIFVTREPKTGKPINLATVARDVQQRKQAEAALQQSLKELAEMKFALDHSSIVAITDGKGIITYVNDKFCELSKYSREELIGQNHRIINSGYHSKAFFQQMWATISTGQVWQGEIKNRAKDNTFYWVATTIVPFLDAAGKPYQYIAIRSDITKRKQVEYTLQEQAQLLDLVYEAIFVRDANNAIAYWNHSAEELYGWTSAEAIGKIPHSLLQTQFTPSCLNLDDILRQQGHWEGELTHTRRDGSQIIVESRQVLMQDAEGQVKGILEVNRDITERKRAEEQLLQNAFYDALTGLPNRALFMERLKHALEQAKRQENYLFAVLFLDLDRFKVINDSLGHLMGDKFLLTIADRVRVCIRSMDIVARFGGDEFTILLEGIQNVADAIKVVERIQQQLALPFELDGQEVFTTASIGIALSSTVDYDQPENLLRDADAAMYRAKALGRARYELFNPEMYVDALDRLQLETDLRRAIERQEFRVYYQPIVSLTNGRISSFEALLRWQHPERGLVSPADFIPIAEETGLIVEIGYWVLHEACRQMQAWRVSHPTNSPNKISVNLSVKQFSQSDLIKQIEEILHSTGLDAGSLVLEITESAIVENGDEAIAQLSQLRDLGIELSIDDFGTGYSSLGRLYRFPISVLKIDRSFVSPMDADSRNLEIVEIIVTLAHKLNVDVTTEGVETKEQLALMRKLNCEYGQGYFFSTPLDSSAATLLMAANPQW; from the coding sequence ATGACTGTTGTTCAATCAGATCGCCGTCTTCTTACAGTGCTAAAAGCAACTTCACAAATTGCAGGTATGTTTGTAGCTCTGGTTGGCTGCGCCGTACTGGTTGGCTGGTTAGTTGATAATCAAACTTTAAAAAGTATATTACCAGAGTGGATAGCTATGAAACCTAATACTGCTTTAGGCTTTGTGCTATCTGGTCTGACATTAAATTTTCTCAAGTCAACAGCAAAACTCAAACGTAGATTAGCTCAGGGGTTTGCTTTAGCAGTAACCATCTTGGGCTTACTGACAATCAGTGAATACACATTTGGCTGGAATTTGGGAATTGATCAACTGCTATTTTTCGATAACTCAGCGATTTCCACCCCTGGGCGAATGTCACCTATATCAGCATTCAACTTTGTCTTGATTGGCTTTGCTTTATGGCTTTCAACTTCCGCCAGGTTACGTTATCAGCTAGTTCAGCTATTGGCACTGCTCACCACACTGACTTCCCTACAGGTTTTGATGAGCTACATTTATGGAGCCAAAGCACTATTTGGGCTGGCACATTTGACGCACTCAGCTATTCATACAGCTATTACGTTTATTGTACTCTCGCTTGGCACGTTGTTTATAGCTCCCTCTGAGGGCTGGATGAGCCTAGTAGTCAGCAATAGCGCTGGTGGAACCACAGCCAGAGTGTTACTACCTGCGGCGATCGCCATTCCCTTTGGCTTAGGATGGCTCCGGGTGCTAGGGGAACAACTGGGGTTGTTTGATACTGCCTTTGGATTGTCCCTGCACGTGATTGGTAATGTAATTGCCTTCATGGGTTTAATTTGGTACTGTGCCAAACGGCTTTATGGAGTAGATATCCAGCGTCAACAAGCAGAAGAAGCATTGAGAGTTGCTTATGCTGAACTAGAAGTAAAAGTAGAGCAACGCACAGCAGAGTTATTTCAAGCAAATCAAGTTTTAGAGCAACAAATTGAAGAGCGAAGGCGAGTAGAAGCAGCTTTGCGAGAAAGTGAAGATAAACTCCGGGCAGTTGCTGACAATGCCCCAACAGTCATTTATCTCAAAACTTTAGAAGGTCAACTTCTACTGGTAAATCGGCAATTCGAGATGTTGTTTGGGATGCAGCGAGAGCAGATTATTGGCAAGCGCGACTTTGAGCTTTTTCCAGAAGAACAGGCAGCGACTTATCGGGAAAATGATCTCTTGGTAATAACAAGCGGGGAGGCGTTGAATTTTGAAGAAACTGTTTTGCTTTCTAATGAGTTACGTACTTACCTCTCGATCAAGTTTCCCTTGTATGATGCAAATCAAGCGCTTTATGGCATAGGAGGGATATCGACCGATATCACCGAACTTAGACAAGCCCAACTGCAACAGCAACGACTCGCGTCAATTGTGGAAAACAGCCCGCACTTCGTTGGTTTTTACACGCTTGATGGTCAAACTATGATTATTAACTGTGCGGCACAGGAAATAGTTGGTTTAGAAGCTATGGCAGTGCAGCAAACTCAGTTTGCAGATTACTACGAGCCAGAATCTTGGAACTATGTAAAACAAGAAGTTTTGCCAATTGTTTTAGAGCAAGGGCGGTGGGAAGGTGAAACTATTTTCCGCCATTTCCAAACTGGCGAATTGATTCCCGTTCTGCAAACAATTTTTGTTACCCGTGAGCCAAAAACAGGAAAACCAATCAACCTAGCAACTGTTGCTCGCGATGTTCAACAACGCAAGCAGGCAGAAGCAGCATTACAACAATCCCTGAAAGAGTTAGCAGAGATGAAGTTTGCACTCGATCATTCCTCAATTGTTGCGATTACAGATGGCAAAGGAATCATTACTTACGTCAACGATAAATTCTGCGAACTTTCTAAGTATTCTAGAGAAGAATTGATTGGACAGAACCATCGAATAATTAATTCCGGCTATCACTCGAAAGCCTTCTTTCAGCAGATGTGGGCTACGATTTCAACGGGGCAGGTTTGGCAAGGAGAAATCAAAAATCGTGCCAAAGACAATACATTTTACTGGGTGGCGACTACCATAGTGCCTTTTTTGGATGCCGCAGGCAAACCATATCAGTACATTGCAATTCGTTCCGATATCACCAAACGCAAGCAAGTTGAGTACACCCTCCAAGAGCAAGCCCAGTTGTTAGACCTAGTTTATGAAGCCATCTTTGTCCGCGATGCCAACAATGCGATCGCTTATTGGAATCATAGCGCCGAAGAACTGTATGGTTGGACGAGTGCAGAAGCGATCGGCAAGATTCCTCATTCCCTATTGCAGACTCAATTTACACCAAGCTGTTTGAACCTTGATGATATCCTGCGTCAGCAAGGACATTGGGAAGGTGAACTAACTCACACGCGACGAGATGGGAGCCAAATTATTGTCGAAAGTCGTCAGGTGTTAATGCAAGATGCAGAAGGTCAAGTAAAAGGAATTTTAGAGGTTAATCGAGATATTACTGAGCGTAAACGAGCAGAAGAACAATTGCTGCAAAATGCATTTTATGATGCACTTACAGGTCTACCAAACCGCGCTTTATTTATGGAGCGCTTAAAACACGCGCTTGAGCAAGCCAAACGGCAGGAAAATTATTTATTTGCTGTACTTTTTCTCGACCTGGATCGGTTTAAGGTAATCAATGACAGTCTTGGACACTTAATGGGAGACAAATTTCTATTGACTATTGCAGATAGAGTACGAGTATGCATTCGCTCTATGGATATAGTCGCCCGGTTTGGTGGAGACGAATTTACAATCTTGCTTGAGGGAATCCAGAATGTAGCAGATGCCATTAAAGTGGTTGAGCGGATTCAACAACAACTGGCATTACCTTTTGAACTGGATGGACAAGAAGTGTTCACAACAGCAAGTATTGGTATTGCTTTAAGTTCGACAGTAGACTACGACCAACCAGAAAACTTGTTAAGAGATGCTGACGCAGCGATGTACCGAGCCAAAGCCTTGGGCAGAGCGCGTTATGAACTATTCAACCCAGAGATGTATGTTGATGCTCTCGATAGATTGCAATTAGAGACTGATTTACGCCGAGCAATTGAACGTCAAGAGTTCCGGGTTTATTACCAACCGATTGTTTCGCTCACTAATGGTAGAATCTCAAGTTTTGAAGCTCTGCTGCGCTGGCAGCATCCAGAGCGAGGTCTAGTTTCTCCGGCAGATTTTATTCCCATCGCCGAAGAAACTGGACTGATTGTCGAGATTGGTTACTGGGTGTTACATGAGGCGTGCCGCCAGATGCAAGCTTGGCGAGTGAGCCATCCTACCAACTCACCAAATAAAATCAGCGTTAATCTCTCTGTCAAACAATTCTCTCAGTCTGATTTGATTAAGCAGATTGAAGAAATTTTGCACTCGACTGGTCTTGATGCTGGCAGCCTAGTACTAGAGATTACTGAAAGCGCAATTGTAGAAAACGGTGATGAAGCCATTGCTCAACTTTCACAACTTCGAGACTTGGGCATTGAGTTATCAATTGATGACTTTGGGACGGGCTACTCTTCATTAGGTCGTCTTTATCGGTTTCCAATTAGTGTGTTAAAGATTGACCGCTCCTTCGTTAGCCCAATGGATGCTGATAGCAGAAATTTAGAAATTGTTGAAATAATTGTCACGTTGGCACACAAATTAAATGTTGATGTAACCACCGAAGGAGTAGAGACAAAAGAGCAATTAGCACTGATGAGAAAGTTGAACTGTGAATATGGGCAAGGATATTTTTTCTCTACCCCACTCGATAGCTCAGCTGCAACGTTATTAATGGCGGCGAATCCGCAGTGGTGA